A genomic stretch from Microbacterium proteolyticum includes:
- a CDS encoding WcbI family polysaccharide biosynthesis putative acetyltransferase, with the protein MSGETDRLGSLADHGEAVIARRRHYAEFFGEAPLPDGFGLVVGNCQAESLRLVIASDALPAIRVPAVHELTADDAVRLHEILTTASFLVAQPIRDDYRGLPLGTAQLRASLPAGAPLVTVPAVRFAGLHPFQAVLRLPAFPEDPPLVAYHDVRIVAEAAGIVVAAELPRAEVHAIADASVAELRRREGLGLDIAASDLFAPVVEDLARTVNHPGNALFLPLGERLVAALGAPGRVVDPGRPILAGVRAPLESWVVDAWDLDAAPRPDWIVAGETLPAETVREAHLAYYAERPDLLAAVVARIQPLLRIWAAAA; encoded by the coding sequence ATGAGCGGCGAGACCGACCGGCTGGGAAGCCTTGCGGACCACGGCGAGGCGGTGATAGCGCGCCGCCGGCACTATGCCGAATTCTTCGGCGAAGCGCCGCTTCCCGACGGTTTTGGCCTGGTCGTGGGCAATTGTCAGGCGGAATCGCTTCGGCTGGTGATCGCGTCCGACGCCCTCCCGGCCATCCGCGTCCCCGCCGTTCACGAACTCACCGCCGACGACGCGGTCCGCCTGCACGAGATCCTCACGACGGCGTCGTTCCTCGTCGCGCAGCCCATTCGCGACGACTACCGCGGTCTTCCGCTGGGCACCGCCCAGCTCCGCGCCTCGCTGCCCGCGGGGGCACCGCTGGTGACCGTTCCCGCAGTGCGTTTCGCGGGTCTGCACCCGTTCCAGGCGGTGCTGCGCCTGCCCGCCTTCCCCGAAGATCCGCCGCTGGTGGCGTACCACGATGTGCGGATCGTCGCGGAGGCGGCCGGCATCGTCGTCGCCGCCGAACTGCCTCGTGCCGAGGTGCACGCGATCGCCGACGCGTCGGTCGCAGAGCTGCGCCGCCGCGAGGGTCTCGGCCTCGACATCGCGGCATCCGATCTCTTCGCACCCGTCGTCGAAGACCTCGCCCGCACCGTGAACCACCCCGGCAACGCCCTCTTCCTGCCGCTCGGGGAACGCCTCGTCGCCGCCCTCGGCGCGCCGGGTCGCGTCGTGGACCCGGGCCGGCCGATCCTCGCGGGTGTCCGCGCGCCCCTGGAGAGCTGGGTCGTCGACGCCTGGGACCTGGATGCCGCGCCCCGCCCCGACTGGATCGTCGCCGGCGAGACCCTCCCCGCCGAGACCGTGCGCGAGGCGCATCTGGCGTACTACGCCGAACGCCCCGACCTGCTCGCCGCGGTGGTGGCCCGCATCCAGCCGCTCCTGCGCATCTGGGCGGCCGCCGCATGA
- a CDS encoding glycosyltransferase, with protein sequence MTSTAIPDAIPPVLLVHPGPHGVAVYAREIAAEVVRQRAATRLTTPDALAALPAGTPLHAHVTDRLWGSSPEEATRALVVLARRHPLTLTLHDVPQASDGERNRPRRRAFYREVVESARAVAVNSAHERELLREEGVWRGPVAIVPLPVETAEPSASVADDESVGVLGYFYPGKGHDEALAATVAAGMTRMAVLGRASDGHAADLDAFVRRAAGAGVAVEVTGWLDDAEMTARARRVAVPVIAHRHVSASGSLASWIGWGRRPLAVRNRYIDEMAALRPGTLRVVEPEELAGEVAAARIDPSATWHGVAPIPFGRADAAAAYLRWWAEVVR encoded by the coding sequence ATGACCTCGACCGCGATCCCGGATGCCATCCCGCCCGTCCTCCTCGTCCATCCGGGCCCGCACGGCGTCGCCGTCTACGCGCGCGAGATCGCGGCGGAGGTCGTCCGGCAGCGAGCGGCGACGCGGTTGACGACCCCCGATGCGCTCGCCGCCCTCCCCGCGGGCACGCCGCTGCACGCGCACGTGACCGACCGCTTGTGGGGGTCCTCGCCCGAGGAGGCCACGCGCGCGCTCGTGGTCCTCGCGCGTCGGCACCCGCTGACGTTGACGCTGCACGACGTGCCGCAGGCCTCCGACGGCGAGCGGAACCGCCCCCGCCGTCGGGCGTTCTACCGGGAGGTGGTGGAGTCGGCCCGCGCCGTGGCCGTCAACAGCGCGCACGAGCGGGAGCTCCTCCGCGAGGAGGGGGTGTGGCGCGGCCCCGTCGCGATCGTCCCGCTCCCCGTCGAGACGGCGGAGCCCTCGGCATCCGTCGCGGACGACGAGTCGGTCGGCGTGCTCGGGTACTTCTACCCCGGCAAGGGGCATGACGAGGCGCTCGCCGCGACGGTCGCGGCCGGGATGACGCGGATGGCGGTGCTCGGCCGCGCCTCCGACGGGCACGCGGCCGACCTCGACGCCTTCGTCCGCCGGGCCGCCGGCGCCGGCGTCGCGGTGGAGGTGACCGGGTGGCTCGACGATGCCGAGATGACGGCGCGGGCGCGTCGCGTCGCCGTTCCCGTGATCGCCCACCGCCACGTGTCGGCGTCGGGGTCTCTCGCCTCGTGGATCGGCTGGGGCCGCCGGCCCCTCGCCGTGCGCAACCGGTACATCGACGAGATGGCCGCGCTCCGCCCCGGCACTCTTCGGGTGGTCGAACCCGAGGAGCTCGCCGGCGAGGTCGCGGCTGCACGGATCGACCCCTCCGCGACGTGGCACGGCGTCGCCCCCATCCCGTTCGGGCGGGCCGACGCGGCCGCCGCGTATCTGCGCTGGTGGGCGGAGGTCGTCCGATGA